A genomic window from Sulfurospirillum multivorans DSM 12446 includes:
- a CDS encoding universal stress protein codes for MEKLTMLVATDFAESSAAVLKKAIDFAQKTQATLHVVHVVENTFFQKNQNIDFIKEHCWDSMLSHYPSLHKEHFYCFEGNVETVVAIVAQTIGAKIVLIGDNRDKHPLEAIFISSDTKAIIRESHTPVLVAKNHENRVYNTILIPTDLSKDSWAMIQHMTYLFPESLLILLHLYSVPFEFRLGMYGFNESEIISFHEESRKAAETELNTFIQALDVPAKNIIPIVRKDLLNSERFEANHKDLRADLVAIHTTGNISFFAFDLLEKSQSDVLIYKVNHD; via the coding sequence ATGGAAAAATTGACTATGTTAGTCGCTACGGATTTTGCAGAAAGTAGTGCGGCAGTATTAAAAAAAGCAATTGATTTTGCACAGAAAACGCAAGCAACACTCCATGTTGTGCATGTGGTTGAGAACACTTTTTTTCAGAAAAACCAAAATATCGATTTTATTAAAGAGCATTGTTGGGATAGCATGCTTTCGCACTATCCCTCGTTACATAAAGAACATTTTTACTGCTTTGAGGGCAATGTTGAAACAGTGGTTGCCATTGTGGCACAAACCATTGGTGCTAAGATCGTCCTTATTGGCGACAACAGAGATAAACATCCGCTTGAAGCTATTTTTATTAGCTCTGACACCAAAGCGATTATTCGCGAATCACATACGCCTGTTTTGGTGGCTAAAAACCATGAAAATCGCGTGTATAACACAATTCTTATTCCAACCGATCTGTCCAAAGACTCTTGGGCAATGATTCAGCATATGACATATCTTTTCCCTGAATCTTTATTGATCCTACTGCATCTTTACAGTGTGCCGTTTGAGTTTAGGTTAGGAATGTATGGCTTTAATGAAAGTGAAATCATCAGTTTTCATGAAGAGAGCCGAAAAGCTGCGGAGACGGAACTGAACACATTTATCCAAGCACTGGATGTTCCTGCGAAAAATATCATTCCCATTGTACGCAAAGACCTTTTAAATTCAGAGCGATTTGAAGCGAACCATAAAGATTTAAGAGCTGACCTTGTCGCCATTCATACTACTGGAAACATTAGCTTTTTTGCCTTTGATCTTTTGGAAAAATCGCAAAGTGACGTTCTCATTTACAAAGTCAATCATGACTAG
- a CDS encoding potassium/proton antiporter, with protein MIIENLEFYIVLAASLMLLSVFSSKISDKFGIPTLFIFLGLGMLAGSDGILGIHFDNPNLAQSIGTLALIFILFGGGIDTSWKAIKPVLKEGLLLSTIGVLLTALLTAVCAYYLFDVSMLEALLMGAIISSTDAAAVFAILRAKGISLKRPLAPLLELESGSNDPMAIFLTLTILQLIFMPEGTSFFELISSFVLQFLIGGLMGYLFGILLPAILNRLHLSYYGLYPVFSIAWILLLFGATALLGGNGFLAVYIAGIAANAREFTHKKNLVGFHDGLAWIMQIWVFLTLGLLVFPSELPTIAWQSVTIALWLTFIARPISVFLTLVRTHLNLNEKLFIAWVGLRGAVPIVLATYPFLKGLEHSSMIFNTVFLVVLISLLMQGMSLPWVARFLGVEESVPAPYTAEVPSSPLFYAALKQLYVQKGAEVIGKSLAELELPSEFLIVLIDRQGKSLKPTGSTLFQENDLLLIYCDSKEHFDAVSKRFKSFYM; from the coding sequence ATGATTATTGAAAATTTAGAATTTTACATTGTTCTTGCAGCATCCTTGATGCTTCTGAGTGTTTTTTCGAGTAAAATTTCAGATAAATTTGGCATTCCTACGCTCTTCATTTTTTTGGGGCTTGGAATGCTTGCAGGCTCCGATGGCATTCTTGGCATTCATTTTGACAATCCTAATTTAGCGCAAAGTATCGGCACCCTTGCATTGATTTTTATTCTTTTTGGCGGAGGAATCGACACCTCATGGAAGGCCATTAAACCCGTCCTCAAAGAGGGGTTGCTGCTCTCAACCATCGGTGTACTGTTAACCGCACTCCTAACCGCTGTTTGCGCTTATTATCTCTTTGATGTGAGTATGCTTGAAGCGTTATTGATGGGAGCGATTATCTCTTCAACCGATGCGGCGGCTGTTTTTGCTATTTTACGTGCTAAAGGAATCTCTCTCAAACGCCCGTTAGCGCCTCTTTTAGAGCTCGAATCGGGAAGTAATGACCCTATGGCTATCTTTTTAACACTCACCATTCTTCAGCTCATTTTCATGCCAGAGGGCACCTCTTTTTTTGAACTCATCAGCAGTTTTGTGCTCCAATTTCTAATCGGCGGCCTGATGGGCTATCTTTTTGGTATTTTACTGCCTGCGATTTTAAATCGGCTTCATTTAAGCTACTACGGACTCTACCCCGTCTTTAGCATCGCATGGATTCTTCTTCTTTTTGGGGCAACCGCACTCTTAGGTGGCAATGGCTTTTTAGCTGTCTATATCGCAGGAATTGCTGCGAATGCACGTGAGTTTACCCATAAAAAAAATCTTGTGGGCTTTCACGATGGTTTAGCATGGATCATGCAGATTTGGGTTTTTCTCACCCTTGGCTTACTCGTTTTCCCATCAGAACTTCCCACGATTGCGTGGCAGAGCGTTACTATCGCTTTGTGGTTAACCTTTATCGCACGACCGATAAGCGTTTTTCTAACATTGGTACGTACCCATTTAAATCTCAATGAAAAACTGTTTATCGCGTGGGTTGGACTCAGAGGTGCGGTTCCCATCGTCTTGGCGACCTATCCATTTTTAAAAGGGTTAGAACACTCCTCAATGATTTTTAACACCGTCTTTTTAGTCGTGCTTATTTCACTTTTGATGCAAGGTATGTCACTTCCTTGGGTAGCGCGATTTTTGGGTGTGGAAGAGAGTGTTCCTGCACCATACACCGCGGAGGTACCTTCTTCGCCACTTTTTTATGCTGCACTCAAACAGCTCTATGTGCAAAAAGGTGCAGAAGTCATCGGAAAATCGTTAGCAGAACTGGAACTGCCTTCAGAGTTTTTAATCGTCTTGATCGACAGACAGGGAAAAAGCTTGAAACCCACAGGTTCCACCTTGTTTCAAGAAAACGATCTTTTGCTCATCTACTGTGATAGTAAAGAGCACTTTGACGCGGTTTCAAAACGCTTTAAATCTTTTTACATGTAA
- a CDS encoding ABC transporter ATP-binding protein, which translates to MSQIVIQNLNKLYNPNKPNAFYALKNINLSIEDGQIVILKGVSGSGKSTLLSLLGGLSKPSSGEILVNAQNIAKLPDIMSSAFRHQKIGFIFQSFNLLEGLSVYQNILAPLALTSFSKEAIHEKVSLAMELANIEHKKDQKVGSLSGGERQRCAIARAVVMEPEIILADEPTANLDKENSLIFIEILKKFKLLHKTVVIATHDTLFDDLSCIDRCVHMRDGELLQ; encoded by the coding sequence ATGAGTCAAATCGTCATTCAAAACCTCAATAAGCTTTACAACCCCAATAAACCCAACGCTTTTTATGCGCTTAAAAATATCAATCTCAGCATCGAAGATGGGCAAATCGTGATCTTAAAAGGGGTGAGTGGCAGTGGCAAAAGTACACTGCTTTCGCTTCTCGGAGGACTCAGTAAACCCAGTTCGGGCGAGATTTTGGTGAATGCGCAAAACATCGCCAAATTGCCCGACATCATGAGTTCCGCCTTTCGTCACCAAAAGATAGGCTTCATCTTTCAGTCGTTCAACCTTTTAGAGGGTTTGAGTGTTTATCAGAACATTTTAGCGCCCTTGGCTTTGACATCCTTTAGCAAAGAGGCGATCCACGAAAAAGTAAGTCTGGCGATGGAACTTGCCAACATCGAGCATAAGAAAGATCAAAAGGTGGGCAGTTTAAGCGGTGGCGAGAGACAACGTTGCGCGATCGCACGAGCCGTGGTAATGGAGCCTGAGATCATCTTAGCCGATGAGCCAACCGCCAATTTGGACAAAGAGAATTCGTTAATCTTCATTGAAATTTTGAAAAAATTCAAGCTACTTCATAAAACAGTCGTCATTGCCACGCACGATACGCTGTTTGATGATCTTTCGTGCATCGATCGATGCGTACATATGCGCGATGGTGAGCTTTTGCAATGA
- a CDS encoding ABC transporter permease gives MFRKNFVEYAILLLFKDRNDHLFSFLIFSFIVFILSSVLFISDSLQYDLIQSINAQPSIVVENTRAGRAYQMHEGHVYDASQITGVSSVEGVVDGYHYFAQKRLWFHIIGDASLAKDEMVIGQGVQKAMAELYYEDEFHFLTEERLIKVKINKIAPKGTNILSNDAIFLNPNTARAVLGMEMDEYSKLYVSVPNPNEVGNVALKIVEIYPSAKATTQEDAMSAVRHVYYYKGGIFMILYVIALVSFFILLKNQISLVYGEKKKEIAILRSLGFCIKDIIALKFIQNTVVSVSAYLLGVALAYLYVFVFNAPYLRNIFLGNELENSISLTPVVDINLLFLIFLFGVIPFLAFVILPAWKIAISDMSEAVKS, from the coding sequence ATGTTCCGTAAAAACTTTGTCGAGTATGCGATTTTACTGCTTTTTAAAGATCGAAATGACCATCTTTTTAGCTTTTTGATCTTCTCGTTTATCGTCTTTATCTTAAGTTCGGTGCTTTTTATCTCGGACTCGTTGCAGTACGATTTGATCCAAAGCATCAACGCTCAGCCTTCCATTGTCGTCGAAAACACAAGGGCAGGGCGAGCGTATCAGATGCACGAAGGGCATGTGTATGACGCTTCTCAAATTACAGGCGTGAGCAGTGTCGAAGGCGTGGTCGATGGCTATCACTACTTTGCGCAAAAGCGTCTGTGGTTTCACATCATCGGTGATGCTAGCTTGGCAAAAGATGAGATGGTGATAGGTCAGGGTGTGCAAAAAGCGATGGCGGAATTGTACTACGAAGATGAGTTTCACTTCCTCACCGAAGAGCGCCTCATTAAAGTCAAAATCAACAAAATCGCCCCCAAAGGAACGAACATCCTCTCCAACGATGCGATCTTTCTCAACCCCAACACGGCGCGCGCAGTGCTGGGCATGGAGATGGATGAGTACTCAAAGCTCTATGTGAGCGTTCCCAACCCCAATGAAGTGGGCAATGTTGCGCTTAAAATTGTCGAGATTTACCCCAGTGCCAAAGCGACCACGCAAGAAGATGCCATGAGCGCGGTGCGTCATGTGTACTACTACAAAGGGGGCATTTTTATGATTTTGTACGTGATTGCGTTGGTTTCGTTTTTCATTCTGCTTAAAAACCAGATTAGCTTGGTGTATGGCGAAAAGAAAAAAGAGATCGCAATTTTACGAAGCCTTGGCTTTTGCATCAAAGACATCATCGCGCTTAAATTCATTCAAAACACCGTTGTTTCTGTGAGTGCGTACCTTTTGGGTGTAGCGTTGGCTTACCTTTATGTGTTTGTCTTTAATGCGCCCTACCTTCGCAACATTTTTTTAGGCAATGAGCTTGAAAATAGCATCTCCCTCACGCCTGTGGTGGATATCAATCTGCTCTTTTTGATCTTCCTCTTTGGCGTCATTCCGTTCTTGGCGTTTGTCATCTTGCCTGCGTGGAAAATCGCGATCAGCGACATGAGCGAGGCGGTGAAATCATGA
- a CDS encoding nitrous oxide reductase accessory protein NosL — translation MMVLRAVLILFILLNSAYAQMFQSVPEGNATLIQSGKEKYACPNCGMHLVKFYKTSHTHENHQYCSIHCLYESTQGVIPQDAKVVDTITLELIDVKKAYYVVGSKVRGTMTRTSSYAFGNEKDALLFVSDNGGKIMNFEAAFAVAAEDFPNEFGKKATAPTVASVTKIEVPKDAKCPICGMFVAKYPQWVALYDGEKKFYFDGVKDMMKYAYARKLSSDKFYVSDYYKLSKLEATKAFYVIGSNVYGPMGSELIPFATQEEAETFSRDHNGQKVIAFDEITEALVKSL, via the coding sequence ATGATGGTTTTACGGGCGGTTTTAATTCTATTTATTTTGCTCAATTCTGCGTATGCACAGATGTTCCAAAGCGTTCCAGAAGGCAATGCTACACTGATACAATCTGGCAAAGAGAAGTACGCATGTCCCAACTGTGGAATGCACTTAGTCAAGTTTTACAAAACGAGTCATACGCACGAGAACCATCAGTATTGCTCCATTCACTGCCTCTACGAATCAACACAGGGCGTGATTCCACAGGATGCCAAAGTGGTGGACACGATCACGCTAGAGCTCATTGATGTGAAAAAAGCCTATTATGTTGTGGGAAGTAAAGTGCGAGGAACGATGACACGCACGAGCAGTTACGCGTTTGGCAATGAAAAAGATGCGCTTCTTTTTGTCTCGGACAACGGTGGTAAAATCATGAATTTTGAAGCGGCGTTTGCCGTAGCGGCGGAAGATTTTCCTAACGAGTTTGGGAAAAAAGCCACAGCTCCAACCGTAGCGTCTGTTACAAAAATAGAGGTTCCCAAAGATGCAAAATGCCCCATCTGTGGCATGTTTGTCGCCAAATACCCGCAATGGGTCGCGCTGTACGATGGAGAGAAAAAATTTTATTTTGATGGCGTCAAAGATATGATGAAATACGCGTATGCCAGAAAATTAAGCAGCGATAAATTTTATGTCAGTGATTATTACAAGCTCTCAAAACTCGAAGCTACCAAAGCATTTTATGTCATTGGCTCGAATGTTTATGGACCGATGGGCAGTGAACTCATTCCATTTGCAACGCAAGAAGAGGCAGAAACATTTTCCCGCGATCATAACGGTCAAAAAGTGATCGCTTTTGATGAAATCACCGAAGCGTTGGTCAAAAGTCTATGA